Proteins encoded in a region of the Paenibacillus pedocola genome:
- a CDS encoding diguanylate cyclase, giving the protein MITLDNYLILETISDNYTKSVYRCGDTISEETVILKVLKSEFTGPEAVMRFKQEYRLLKELSEHIEGVIKPRKLEEKNGYYIMVLEDIHGRSLKQIMEEDPPDQAALVKLAIRIVDILGAVHEQNVIHKDIKPSNIIWNREQDVVRLIDFDLAVKLPKEKREFQNSGVLEGSIQYISPEQTGRMNRNIDYRSDYYSLGVVLYELMTGSRPFVKQEMLEQIYSIIAKEAIPPHQLTGGKVSNGLSGIIMKLMAKSSEERYRSAYGIKADLKKVLDGNTDFVIGAEDRLNIFRIPQKIYGRDQELTRLVHAFRHSVRGQSQLMLVTGEAGMGKTALVHELHKSISEEKGLFAEGKFDQYNRNIPYSAIIQAFRRLISQLLETPDKEYKQQIRQSLAQSLDGNGRVIAGLIPELDGWIGKQREMEPLNPAEETNRFFITFAKFIEGITLNERPLVLFLDDLQWADFSSVQLVERLMLDPHLCRLFIVCSYRANEIHEGHPLFTSIAKIEKSRDVGVIALEPLATHDVQSLIADTLYSPPERVNMLAEVIYKRTKGNSFFVSELLKELYRNGLLHFDERQGIWSWQLDQILKLPVNDNVVEFLMMKLNSLPEEVRSILMLSAAIGNVFNFGMLKLISEEPQSFVTRAIAAAVEEELIVPADSGYALFSGYLDEKDNEPLLQAAVSFRFAHDRIQQSFYQMIDTDTMKELHLSIGRLMLKNLAPSEAEEFIVDIAAHMNKGLELISDRAEMNEMIRLNLKAARKAKAAFGYDSAYTLLETVLPQLPDNVWQNNDIPAAELYALLAQCGYLTHHIAEADAACAVLLEHISDKRDRAQIYEMQANHYMYLGMMKESIASGRQGLQVMGIQIPRLVGMVTVLAELVKIKAALRGKTPEDIYTSRQMEDPDMLLIMRLLINFIPPAFISGETSLFGLVVLKQVGLTLKYGNSPESALAFIGYSMLLSGFGDVKGAFEFGRLGIRINDKFNDLQWRGAVHVLYTLFSHVWTEPWDTLHDWFTTSIEASFRTGNLLYLAHSCFYVNLWNPEMDLVTHLQESSRMIAMIENTKYKESLATAQLVRQYYRNLLGEMEDRSSLSDESFNEENMLHDLELAKYNSGIAIYYIYKMKLLFTYESYKEALVYIDKAYPIIGALSGSAFMEEFALYTFLNLAYSYPQLSASERRKAKARMRKELGRVRKWAKHAPDTFRQHEMLMKAEWSRIFGREDEAGYYYDLAIQASEHGKFVRYKALANELASKFYNGKHFNEFAAYLLRQSVYYYSVWGAKAKIEFINERYPDLVRKINSKEFLYGRSVSEYSESIDLDSMIMASQAISKEIELDNLLEALMEIVIKNAGAQRGCIRMSVGSGLLVEGEYQPGESKISIAVYSQGRYDNLPEAILRQVEESGETLIYNDAFSETQFVNDPYIVRQRPKSVVCMPLINQNKTVAVIYLENNLVTGVFTKERMKIINLLSREMVFSLENASLYSELERSEEKYRELVNNLQDGIFITQGYTCKYANEALAKMLGYEAKEMLEQPFENFLSPTEREKVMHYYDRRMESKPAPFEYETRLLHKDQVHEIIVIHKVTLINYMNKPAIQGTVKDITMRKHAEEELLRHKEHLEELVAERTKELELNNEELNKYIGLIEQISITDELTGLYNRRYFNKVFVEEVEKAAAGQKYLTYLMLDIDYFKKYNDTYGHYEGDSVLRRVGKLLHELAERADGFAIRLGGEEFGIIVTGFTPKQSRDYAEGIRRSIEDLQIPHAMSPQFGIITVSVGVAAVRVEHVREEDIYKLGDNALYQSKAEGRNRVTLFE; this is encoded by the coding sequence ATGATTACGTTAGACAACTATCTAATTCTGGAGACCATTTCCGACAATTATACGAAATCGGTATACAGATGCGGAGATACGATATCAGAGGAAACGGTAATTTTAAAAGTACTGAAATCCGAATTTACCGGGCCTGAGGCGGTTATGCGGTTTAAGCAGGAATACAGGCTGCTGAAGGAGCTCAGTGAACATATCGAAGGCGTAATCAAACCCCGTAAGCTTGAAGAAAAAAACGGCTATTATATTATGGTGCTGGAGGATATCCACGGGCGGTCCCTCAAGCAGATTATGGAAGAGGATCCGCCGGATCAGGCAGCTCTTGTGAAGCTGGCCATCCGGATAGTGGACATACTCGGTGCGGTGCATGAACAGAATGTTATTCACAAGGATATTAAACCTTCCAATATCATCTGGAACAGGGAGCAGGACGTAGTGCGGCTGATCGATTTCGATCTGGCCGTGAAGCTGCCCAAAGAGAAGCGGGAATTTCAGAATAGCGGGGTGCTGGAGGGGAGCATTCAGTACATATCGCCCGAGCAGACCGGCCGGATGAACCGCAATATTGATTACCGGAGCGATTATTACTCGCTGGGCGTCGTTCTCTACGAGCTCATGACCGGTAGCAGACCCTTTGTAAAGCAGGAAATGCTGGAGCAGATCTATTCCATTATTGCCAAGGAAGCAATTCCGCCCCATCAGTTAACCGGCGGCAAGGTTTCCAACGGGCTGTCAGGTATCATCATGAAGCTGATGGCCAAATCGTCCGAAGAAAGGTACCGCAGCGCCTATGGGATCAAGGCTGATTTGAAGAAGGTGCTGGATGGTAATACGGATTTTGTGATCGGGGCCGAAGACCGGCTCAATATATTCAGGATTCCGCAAAAAATCTACGGCCGTGATCAGGAGCTGACAAGGCTCGTGCATGCTTTCCGGCATAGTGTCCGGGGCCAGTCGCAGCTCATGCTGGTAACCGGTGAGGCCGGGATGGGTAAAACGGCTCTGGTGCATGAGCTCCATAAGTCAATCAGTGAGGAAAAGGGCTTGTTTGCCGAAGGGAAATTTGACCAGTATAACCGCAATATTCCGTACAGTGCGATTATTCAGGCCTTCCGCCGTTTGATCAGCCAACTGCTGGAAACCCCTGACAAGGAATACAAGCAGCAGATTAGGCAATCTTTAGCGCAATCCCTGGACGGGAACGGAAGGGTCATAGCCGGACTGATTCCAGAGCTGGACGGATGGATTGGTAAACAGCGTGAGATGGAGCCGCTTAATCCTGCAGAGGAAACTAACAGGTTCTTTATAACCTTTGCCAAATTTATCGAAGGGATAACCTTGAATGAACGTCCGCTGGTCCTGTTTCTGGATGATTTGCAGTGGGCTGATTTCTCGAGTGTGCAGCTTGTTGAACGCTTAATGCTTGATCCTCACCTGTGCAGACTGTTCATTGTCTGTTCTTACCGGGCAAATGAGATTCATGAGGGGCACCCGCTGTTTACCTCCATAGCCAAAATTGAGAAAAGCCGGGATGTAGGCGTCATCGCTCTGGAGCCGCTGGCTACCCATGATGTGCAGAGCCTGATTGCCGATACTCTTTACAGTCCGCCGGAGCGGGTGAATATGCTTGCGGAAGTCATCTACAAAAGGACTAAGGGCAATTCGTTTTTTGTAAGCGAGCTGCTCAAAGAGCTATATCGTAACGGGCTTTTACATTTTGACGAGAGACAGGGGATCTGGAGCTGGCAGCTGGACCAGATTCTAAAATTACCGGTCAATGACAATGTGGTCGAGTTCCTGATGATGAAGCTGAACAGTTTACCTGAAGAGGTCCGTTCGATTCTGATGCTGAGCGCTGCCATCGGGAATGTGTTTAATTTCGGAATGCTGAAACTGATCAGCGAAGAGCCGCAGAGCTTTGTCACCCGGGCTATTGCTGCTGCGGTTGAGGAGGAGCTCATTGTTCCGGCAGATTCGGGCTATGCCCTGTTCTCCGGTTATTTGGACGAGAAGGATAATGAGCCTCTGCTGCAGGCGGCAGTCTCTTTCCGGTTTGCCCATGACCGGATCCAGCAATCGTTCTACCAGATGATTGACACAGATACAATGAAAGAACTGCATCTTAGCATCGGCCGGCTGATGCTGAAGAATCTGGCACCGTCGGAAGCGGAAGAGTTTATCGTTGATATAGCGGCTCATATGAATAAAGGCTTGGAATTAATCAGTGACCGGGCAGAAATGAACGAGATGATAAGACTTAACCTGAAGGCAGCCCGTAAAGCAAAGGCGGCCTTCGGTTATGATTCAGCTTATACACTGCTGGAAACGGTGCTGCCGCAGCTGCCGGACAACGTCTGGCAAAATAATGACATTCCGGCAGCCGAGCTTTACGCGCTGCTGGCACAATGCGGCTACTTAACCCATCATATCGCGGAAGCAGATGCCGCATGCGCGGTGCTGCTTGAGCATATATCCGATAAACGGGACCGCGCGCAAATTTATGAGATGCAGGCCAATCATTATATGTATCTGGGAATGATGAAGGAATCGATTGCTTCCGGCAGACAGGGTCTGCAGGTGATGGGTATCCAAATTCCGCGCCTGGTCGGGATGGTTACCGTGCTGGCTGAGCTTGTGAAGATTAAAGCCGCACTCCGGGGAAAGACACCTGAGGATATTTATACGTCCCGGCAAATGGAAGACCCGGATATGCTGCTGATCATGCGGCTGCTGATCAACTTTATCCCGCCGGCCTTTATCTCCGGGGAAACTTCGCTGTTCGGCTTAGTTGTGCTTAAACAAGTTGGTTTGACCCTGAAATACGGCAATTCTCCTGAATCGGCACTTGCCTTTATTGGGTACTCCATGCTGTTGTCCGGGTTCGGCGACGTGAAGGGAGCTTTTGAATTCGGCAGGCTGGGCATCCGGATCAATGACAAGTTCAACGATCTGCAGTGGAGAGGTGCAGTTCATGTCCTATATACCCTGTTCAGTCATGTCTGGACAGAGCCGTGGGACACTTTGCATGACTGGTTTACGACTTCGATTGAAGCCAGTTTTCGGACCGGCAATTTACTTTATCTTGCCCATTCCTGTTTCTATGTAAATTTATGGAATCCTGAGATGGATCTGGTCACGCATCTGCAGGAGAGCAGCCGGATGATCGCGATGATTGAGAACACTAAATACAAAGAGTCACTGGCGACAGCTCAGCTGGTCCGGCAATATTACCGCAATCTTCTGGGGGAAATGGAAGACCGCAGCTCTCTCAGCGACGAGTCATTTAATGAAGAGAACATGCTGCATGATTTGGAGCTCGCGAAATATAACTCCGGAATAGCTATTTACTATATTTACAAAATGAAGCTGCTGTTTACCTATGAAAGCTACAAAGAAGCTTTAGTGTATATCGACAAAGCTTATCCGATTATTGGCGCACTTTCCGGTTCTGCTTTTATGGAGGAATTCGCCCTTTATACCTTCCTTAATCTGGCTTACAGTTATCCGCAGCTGAGTGCCAGTGAACGGAGGAAGGCAAAGGCCAGAATGCGTAAGGAACTCGGCCGGGTCCGCAAATGGGCCAAGCACGCTCCGGATACCTTCAGGCAGCATGAAATGCTGATGAAGGCGGAGTGGTCTCGGATTTTCGGGCGGGAGGATGAGGCGGGATACTATTATGACCTGGCAATTCAGGCCAGTGAGCACGGGAAATTCGTCAGATATAAGGCACTTGCCAACGAACTGGCTTCTAAATTTTATAACGGTAAGCATTTCAACGAATTTGCCGCTTATCTGCTCAGACAATCCGTTTATTATTACTCAGTGTGGGGCGCAAAGGCGAAAATTGAGTTCATTAATGAACGTTATCCGGACCTCGTCCGCAAGATCAATTCGAAAGAGTTCCTGTACGGGCGGAGCGTATCAGAATACTCCGAGAGTATTGATCTGGACTCGATGATTATGGCATCCCAGGCGATTTCCAAGGAAATTGAGCTGGATAACCTGCTGGAGGCACTCATGGAGATTGTCATCAAGAATGCGGGGGCGCAGAGGGGCTGTATCCGGATGTCAGTAGGCTCGGGCTTGCTGGTGGAAGGTGAATATCAGCCCGGAGAAAGTAAAATATCAATCGCCGTGTATAGCCAGGGACGTTACGACAACCTCCCGGAAGCTATTTTGAGACAGGTAGAGGAGAGCGGAGAAACACTGATCTATAATGACGCTTTCTCTGAAACACAGTTTGTGAATGATCCCTATATTGTAAGGCAACGCCCTAAGTCCGTGGTCTGCATGCCGCTGATTAATCAGAATAAGACCGTTGCCGTCATTTATCTGGAGAATAATCTGGTAACAGGCGTATTCACCAAAGAACGGATGAAGATCATCAATCTGCTGTCGCGGGAAATGGTGTTCTCGCTGGAAAATGCCAGCCTGTATTCAGAGCTTGAACGCTCGGAAGAAAAGTACCGTGAGCTGGTCAACAATTTGCAGGATGGTATCTTTATTACCCAGGGTTATACCTGTAAATATGCCAACGAGGCATTGGCCAAGATGCTGGGCTATGAGGCAAAAGAGATGCTGGAGCAGCCGTTTGAGAATTTCCTCAGTCCGACGGAGCGCGAAAAGGTCATGCATTATTATGACCGCAGAATGGAGAGCAAGCCTGCACCCTTTGAGTATGAAACCCGCTTACTGCACAAAGACCAGGTGCACGAGATTATTGTGATTCACAAAGTGACGCTGATCAACTATATGAATAAGCCGGCTATACAAGGGACCGTAAAAGATATTACGATGCGTAAGCATGCGGAAGAAGAGCTTTTACGGCATAAAGAGCATCTGGAAGAGCTCGTCGCGGAGCGTACGAAGGAGCTGGAGCTGAATAACGAGGAGCTAAACAAATATATTGGCTTAATCGAGCAGATTTCCATTACCGACGAATTAACAGGACTTTACAACCGGAGATATTTCAATAAAGTATTCGTGGAGGAAGTTGAAAAAGCCGCCGCAGGCCAAAAGTATCTGACCTATCTGATGCTCGACATCGACTATTTCAAAAAATATAATGACACCTATGGTCATTATGAAGGGGATTCGGTGCTGCGGAGAGTAGGGAAACTGCTGCATGAGCTGGCTGAACGTGCGGATGGCTTCGCCATCCGGCTGGGCGGGGAAGAATTCGGTATTATCGTCACCGGATTCACTCCCAAGCAATCGCGTGATTATGCAGAGGGTATTCGCAGAAGCATTGAAGATTTGCAGATACCGCATGCCATGAGCCCGCAGTTTGGAATCATTACAGTATCTGTTGGTGTTGCAGCAGTCCGGGTCGAGCATGTCCGGGAAGAAGATATTTACAAGCTCGGCGATAATGCGCTTTATCAATCCAAAGCGGAAGGCAGAAACCGTGTAACGCTGTTTGAATAA
- a CDS encoding small-conductance mechanosensitive channel, protein MKKEHKPLFLITTFVLIFLLPLFGSLTKWGGLPPGYGVFPAQQVEADPGFSLLYFTLACIVAVFITLVLVIPRIFGFRKLPQEPQPQPARAAFPVWFWWSLPVLAVSWFLMWARIRLFVPLENYTFVPLWWSFILILDGLVFKRTGGNSIISRKPHLMQLLAVVSCFSWFAFEYLNFFVMENWYYPNENVFSNFGNVFWFSLSYTTVLPAIVEWYLLLKTFKTLSERYRNGPKINVSRTLLIIYFIIGMFLAFGMGYYPYLLFWVLWVALVPMLSAAMALCGYWTPFTPIRIGDWSRIILIALATLCNGFFWEFWNFGSEWFHDSLPTNPNYWKYSVPYLDKIHIFSEMPILGYYGYLFFGVNCWIVWLIAAYVFKFDADFELTGDTR, encoded by the coding sequence ATGAAAAAAGAACATAAGCCATTATTCTTAATCACAACGTTTGTTTTGATTTTCCTGTTGCCCTTATTCGGCAGTTTGACTAAATGGGGAGGCCTTCCACCCGGTTATGGTGTTTTCCCTGCGCAACAGGTTGAAGCGGATCCCGGATTCAGCCTGCTTTATTTTACACTCGCTTGTATAGTCGCCGTGTTCATCACGCTGGTGCTCGTTATTCCGCGTATATTCGGTTTTAGGAAGCTTCCGCAGGAGCCGCAGCCCCAGCCGGCTAGAGCAGCTTTTCCTGTGTGGTTCTGGTGGAGCCTGCCTGTTCTTGCGGTCAGCTGGTTTTTGATGTGGGCACGGATCAGATTATTTGTGCCGCTGGAGAATTATACCTTTGTCCCGCTATGGTGGTCCTTTATACTGATATTGGACGGACTGGTCTTCAAGCGGACAGGCGGGAACTCCATCATTTCCCGTAAACCACATTTAATGCAGCTGCTCGCCGTTGTGTCCTGCTTCAGCTGGTTTGCCTTTGAATACCTTAATTTTTTTGTGATGGAGAACTGGTATTATCCGAATGAAAATGTCTTCTCTAACTTTGGCAATGTGTTCTGGTTTTCCTTATCTTATACTACTGTTCTTCCGGCGATCGTTGAGTGGTATCTGCTGCTGAAGACATTCAAAACGCTTAGTGAGCGGTACAGGAACGGTCCTAAAATAAACGTCAGCAGAACGCTGCTGATTATTTACTTTATCATTGGAATGTTTCTGGCTTTTGGTATGGGCTATTATCCGTATCTGCTGTTCTGGGTGCTATGGGTAGCACTTGTGCCTATGCTCTCGGCTGCGATGGCGCTTTGCGGTTACTGGACTCCTTTTACACCGATCAGGATTGGTGACTGGTCCAGGATTATCCTGATCGCATTAGCCACCCTGTGTAACGGATTTTTCTGGGAGTTTTGGAACTTTGGCAGTGAGTGGTTCCATGACTCCTTGCCCACCAACCCCAATTACTGGAAATATTCTGTACCCTATCTGGACAAAATTCATATTTTCTCGGAGATGCCGATTTTGGGCTATTACGGATATCTCTTTTTTGGCGTGAACTGCTGGATTGTGTGGCTCATTGCCGCTTATGTGTTTAAATTTGATGCTGATTTTGAATTAACGGGAGACACTCGCTAA
- a CDS encoding heme-degrading domain-containing protein encodes MEDYSSLLEQILQQEQDFQFTKFTNQTAIELGNAILERAHKLGKLIVVDIRKNGQVLFHAKMDETGLNNDRWIARKINVVNHFGHCSYYMNVLYKSWNTTIQDNAFVDPMEYAAEGGCFPVLIRNVGPVGTISVSGLSGEEDHEMIVAVLEQFLKSE; translated from the coding sequence TTGGAAGATTACAGCTCGTTATTGGAACAGATTCTCCAGCAGGAGCAGGATTTTCAGTTCACAAAATTTACAAACCAGACGGCCATAGAGCTGGGCAATGCCATTCTGGAAAGAGCACACAAGCTGGGGAAACTGATTGTAGTGGATATCCGAAAAAACGGGCAGGTGCTGTTCCATGCCAAAATGGATGAAACAGGACTGAACAATGACCGCTGGATCGCCCGCAAGATCAACGTCGTCAACCATTTCGGGCACTGCTCTTATTATATGAATGTGTTGTATAAATCGTGGAACACCACTATTCAGGACAACGCGTTCGTTGATCCGATGGAATATGCGGCAGAGGGCGGATGCTTCCCGGTGTTGATCCGGAATGTCGGGCCGGTCGGGACAATCTCCGTCTCCGGATTATCCGGTGAAGAAGACCATGAGATGATCGTGGCTGTGCTGGAGCAATTTTTGAAATCTGAATAA
- a CDS encoding winged helix DNA-binding domain-containing protein, translating into MNREIAGLRLLNQHITSSAILEPGQVVRALGALQAQDYMQAAWAIGLRTPAAGLAGVEQAIAGRHLLLTWSLRGTLHFAPPEDVKWMIQLSAPRLLRQAGRRLAQLELDDKILGRCRKLIYHALKGGKCLTRLELLNLLEEQGISTAGQRGYHILWHSAFNGLICFGPIAGKQQTFVLLDEWVPQSRELSYEESLAELALRYFTTRGPATVHDFAWWAGLTVTEARAGLEAVRAGLASEVIRGSEYWMPDIPSAAGRHPAGVHLLPGFDEYILGYKDRSAVLEPELAPRIVPGNNGMFLPVIVSEGQVVGTWKRNIKKKGAELLLIPFEPLQEYSRAELLSAAEAYAAFLGLPLIKLEYQEIHLL; encoded by the coding sequence ATGAACAGGGAGATTGCCGGACTCCGGCTGTTGAACCAGCATATTACCAGCTCTGCCATTTTGGAGCCTGGGCAGGTTGTCCGCGCGCTTGGCGCGTTGCAGGCGCAGGATTATATGCAGGCCGCCTGGGCCATCGGGCTGCGTACGCCTGCCGCAGGGCTGGCCGGTGTGGAGCAGGCGATTGCCGGCAGGCATCTTCTGCTAACCTGGAGCCTGCGGGGAACCCTTCATTTTGCACCGCCGGAAGACGTGAAATGGATGATTCAGCTGAGTGCACCGCGGCTGCTTAGACAAGCCGGACGCCGGCTGGCGCAGCTTGAACTGGATGACAAAATACTAGGCCGCTGCAGGAAACTAATCTATCATGCATTAAAGGGCGGTAAATGCCTCACCAGGCTTGAACTGCTAAACCTGCTTGAGGAACAGGGAATCAGCACTGCAGGCCAGCGTGGTTATCATATCCTGTGGCATAGCGCGTTTAACGGACTAATCTGTTTTGGCCCTATAGCGGGCAAGCAGCAGACCTTTGTACTGCTGGACGAATGGGTGCCGCAGTCGCGGGAATTGTCCTATGAGGAATCGCTGGCTGAGCTGGCGCTGCGCTACTTTACCACCCGGGGACCTGCTACTGTGCATGATTTTGCCTGGTGGGCCGGACTCACGGTTACGGAGGCCAGAGCCGGGCTGGAGGCGGTAAGGGCTGGGCTGGCATCCGAGGTGATCAGAGGCAGCGAATACTGGATGCCGGACATACCGTCCGCTGCCGGTAGACATCCTGCAGGTGTCCATCTGCTACCCGGCTTCGATGAATATATCCTTGGCTATAAGGACCGCAGCGCCGTGCTTGAGCCGGAGCTCGCACCGCGGATCGTGCCGGGCAACAACGGAATGTTTTTGCCTGTGATTGTGTCAGAAGGACAAGTGGTTGGCACCTGGAAACGGAATATTAAGAAGAAGGGCGCCGAACTGCTGCTTATTCCTTTTGAACCTTTGCAAGAATACAGCCGGGCAGAGCTCCTCTCCGCTGCTGAAGCATATGCCGCATTTCTGGGGCTGCCGTTAATCAAGCTTGAGTATCAGGAGATTCACTTGTTATGA
- a CDS encoding sugar phosphate isomerase/epimerase — MIGQYGGFDEKKYLKDFRNGFYGIEACLFASREDAGLLIEAARSRGFQIGVHFPFRANTERLRDPLVLAGDDKVRYEAFQHIQEELEYLTSVQPEYVLFHYPKPVILDERVNWAGWRFGDSREFIHEHEITAEELTIRTAQLFEWLDRQSRKYQFMPVLEFDAISRLIYEHDFLEQLLIQYPRIRLCLDTARLFLQDKLDPFFDATKILGTYSKYATLIHLSNVQITDTVQNSHYPVLPELSVDQGWAPVEEYLRIIRAENPNVKIMFEHRSDLITPEQLECCYTWVDGILNGP, encoded by the coding sequence ATGATCGGACAATATGGAGGCTTTGATGAGAAGAAATATCTTAAAGATTTCCGGAACGGATTTTATGGTATCGAAGCATGTTTATTTGCCTCCCGGGAGGATGCCGGGCTGTTAATCGAAGCAGCCCGGAGCAGAGGGTTTCAGATTGGCGTTCATTTTCCGTTTCGGGCCAATACTGAAAGACTGCGCGATCCGCTGGTTCTCGCCGGTGATGACAAGGTGCGCTATGAAGCTTTTCAGCATATCCAGGAGGAGCTTGAATATCTTACCTCAGTTCAGCCGGAGTACGTGCTGTTCCATTACCCGAAACCTGTAATTCTGGATGAGCGGGTGAACTGGGCGGGTTGGCGGTTCGGAGACAGCCGGGAATTCATTCATGAACATGAAATTACAGCTGAGGAGTTGACCATACGCACGGCCCAGCTGTTCGAATGGCTTGACAGGCAGAGCCGCAAGTATCAATTCATGCCAGTCCTGGAGTTCGACGCCATTAGCAGATTGATCTACGAGCATGATTTCTTGGAGCAGCTATTGATTCAGTATCCACGGATCAGGTTGTGCCTGGATACCGCCCGACTGTTTCTGCAGGACAAGCTGGACCCCTTTTTTGACGCCACAAAAATACTCGGCACCTACTCGAAATATGCAACATTGATTCATTTATCCAACGTACAGATTACGGATACCGTGCAGAACAGCCATTATCCGGTGCTGCCGGAATTAAGTGTCGATCAGGGCTGGGCACCGGTTGAGGAATACTTGCGGATCATCCGTGCAGAAAACCCTAATGTCAAAATCATGTTTGAGCACCGCTCTGATCTGATTACCCCGGAGCAGCTGGAGTGCTGTTATACATGGGTTGACGGAATTCTGAATGGTCCCTGA
- a CDS encoding VOC family protein, whose amino-acid sequence MSVDVYMNFNGNCREAVEFYAKVFETGAPQIMTFGEAPPNPDYPLPEEAKSLVMHARLNIDGSNVMFSDVFPGMPFTVGNNISLTLVTPDEAKVRTWFDQLKEGGSVTMELQETFWSKSYGSLKDKFGIDWQISLDNGENGM is encoded by the coding sequence GTGTCAGTTGATGTTTATATGAATTTCAATGGGAACTGCCGCGAAGCTGTTGAGTTTTATGCAAAGGTATTTGAAACTGGAGCTCCCCAAATCATGACCTTTGGCGAAGCGCCGCCGAATCCTGATTATCCGCTGCCGGAAGAAGCCAAATCTTTGGTGATGCATGCCAGACTGAACATTGACGGCAGCAATGTGATGTTCTCCGATGTATTTCCCGGAATGCCTTTTACCGTAGGTAATAATATCAGCCTTACTCTAGTCACTCCTGATGAAGCAAAAGTCAGAACCTGGTTCGATCAGCTGAAAGAAGGCGGTTCGGTTACCATGGAGCTGCAGGAGACCTTCTGGAGCAAAAGCTACGGCAGCCTGAAAGACAAATTCGGCATTGATTGGCAGATCAGCCTGGATAACGGAGAAAACGGAATGTAA